The Candidatus Methylomirabilota bacterium genome window below encodes:
- a CDS encoding FAD-dependent oxidoreductase, protein MAKPSALVIGGGVIGVAAAYYLARGGWAVTIVETGEICAGSSYGNGGLVVPSHSIPLAAPGVWLKGLKWMLNPESPFYIKPRLSPELLSWLWQFRAACTPARAARAMPVLRDLSFASLALFRELAAIPGFEFGFRQEGALAVFRTEKAYEAALADARFLGEGGIPTKVLDGVAARALEPALAPGVVGAIFFPDDALLIPDVFVRGLAALAEQLGVRIRTGTEVLGFLTRGARITTVETTRGNLPAGEAVVLAAGSWSPRLAAAAGLRLPIQPAKGYSVTYRRPPDGLRIPLLLGEAKAGVTPMGDMLRYAGTLELAGLDLSINRRRVNAIIRSAAPYLRGAESLELLEIWRGLRPCTPDGLPVIGRPKRIENLILATGHAMIGVSLGPITGKLVAQLASGEPTAVDVGALTPERFA, encoded by the coding sequence ATGGCGAAGCCATCCGCTCTCGTCATCGGCGGCGGGGTCATCGGCGTCGCCGCCGCCTACTACCTGGCGCGCGGTGGATGGGCCGTGACCATCGTCGAGACGGGGGAGATCTGCGCGGGCAGCTCCTACGGGAACGGGGGCCTCGTCGTCCCGAGCCACAGCATCCCCCTGGCGGCGCCGGGCGTGTGGCTGAAGGGCCTGAAGTGGATGCTGAACCCGGAGAGCCCGTTCTACATCAAGCCCCGCCTGAGCCCCGAGCTCCTCTCCTGGCTCTGGCAGTTCCGCGCCGCCTGCACGCCGGCGCGGGCGGCCCGGGCCATGCCGGTGCTTCGGGATCTGAGCTTCGCCAGCCTGGCGCTCTTCCGCGAGCTGGCCGCGATTCCGGGCTTCGAGTTCGGCTTCCGCCAGGAGGGGGCGCTGGCGGTCTTTCGCACGGAGAAGGCCTACGAGGCGGCGCTGGCGGACGCGCGGTTCCTGGGCGAGGGCGGCATTCCGACCAAGGTGCTCGACGGCGTGGCCGCCCGCGCGCTGGAGCCCGCGCTCGCGCCCGGCGTGGTGGGCGCGATCTTCTTTCCCGACGACGCGCTGCTGATCCCCGACGTGTTCGTCCGGGGGCTGGCCGCCCTCGCCGAGCAGCTGGGCGTCCGTATCCGGACCGGGACGGAGGTCCTCGGCTTCCTGACCCGAGGGGCCCGCATCACCACGGTCGAGACGACGCGGGGGAACCTCCCGGCCGGCGAGGCGGTCGTGCTGGCCGCCGGCTCGTGGTCCCCCCGGCTGGCCGCCGCCGCCGGGCTGCGCCTTCCGATCCAGCCCGCCAAGGGCTACAGCGTGACCTATCGCCGGCCGCCCGACGGGCTGCGGATTCCGCTGCTGCTCGGCGAGGCGAAGGCGGGCGTGACGCCGATGGGGGACATGCTCCGGTATGCCGGGACCCTCGAGCTGGCCGGGCTCGACCTCTCCATCAACCGCCGCCGGGTGAACGCCATCATCCGGTCCGCCGCCCCCTACCTCCGTGGCGCGGAATCCCTCGAGCTGCTCGAGATCTGGCGGGGCCTGCGTCCGTGCACGCCGGACGGGCTGCCGGTCATCGGGCGCCCGAAGCGGATCGAGAACTTGATCCTCGCCACCGGGCACGCGATGATCGGCGTCTCGCTGGGCCCGATCACCGGGAAGCTCGTCGCCCAGCTCGCCTCGGGCGAGCCGACGGCGGTCGACGTGGGCGCGCTGACGCCGGAGCGGTTCGCGTAG
- a CDS encoding branched-chain amino acid ABC transporter substrate-binding protein: MRRRVAGNLWIIGGLLLLALGLATGAVAQQQKVVIAVTSPQSGPQAAWGSELIRGAELALAEYDPKKLKFKYEILPLDDQADPKVGLTVANKLKVDKDVMGVIGPWNSGVAIPASPVYSEAKLPLFAIASDPKLTRQGFTNIFRTVSTNDFQAIGGEAYLVGELKKKRVAIIHDNTIPGVTISEIFRDMAKKDKAEIVMFEGVSWGERDWSPVLTSLKQKNADALYLVTVFADVALAMKQMKDLGMNLTVLGPDGMYSDELITLGGPAVEGACATALGADVNKLPSASKFVSAFKAKYNESPQQYSVFAYEDMHILIKAIEKAGKKDRAAILKAVREVTPYDGALGRTAFNGRGDTVNQVIGIFCVKDGKWGYLKTADIPKDRMPK; the protein is encoded by the coding sequence ATGAGACGCAGAGTGGCGGGGAACCTGTGGATCATCGGCGGACTGCTCCTGCTGGCCCTCGGGCTGGCGACGGGGGCGGTCGCTCAGCAACAGAAGGTGGTGATCGCGGTGACGAGCCCCCAGTCGGGGCCGCAGGCCGCGTGGGGGTCGGAGCTCATCCGCGGCGCCGAGCTGGCGCTGGCGGAGTACGACCCCAAGAAGCTCAAGTTCAAGTACGAGATCCTGCCCTTGGACGATCAGGCCGATCCCAAGGTGGGCCTGACCGTCGCCAACAAGCTGAAGGTCGACAAGGACGTCATGGGCGTGATCGGCCCCTGGAACAGCGGGGTGGCCATCCCGGCCTCACCGGTCTACTCCGAGGCCAAGCTCCCCTTGTTCGCCATCGCCAGTGATCCCAAGCTCACCCGGCAGGGCTTCACCAACATCTTCCGGACCGTGTCGACGAACGACTTCCAGGCCATCGGAGGCGAGGCCTACCTGGTCGGCGAGCTGAAGAAGAAGCGCGTCGCCATCATCCACGACAACACGATCCCGGGCGTGACCATCAGCGAGATCTTCCGGGACATGGCCAAGAAGGACAAGGCCGAGATCGTGATGTTCGAGGGCGTGAGCTGGGGCGAGCGGGACTGGAGCCCGGTCCTCACGAGCCTCAAGCAGAAGAACGCCGACGCGCTCTATCTGGTCACCGTGTTCGCCGACGTCGCCCTGGCCATGAAGCAGATGAAGGACCTCGGGATGAACCTGACGGTCCTCGGGCCCGACGGCATGTACTCGGACGAGCTGATCACGCTCGGCGGGCCGGCCGTCGAGGGCGCCTGCGCCACGGCCCTGGGAGCCGACGTCAACAAGCTGCCCAGCGCGTCGAAGTTCGTCAGCGCCTTCAAGGCCAAGTACAACGAGAGCCCCCAGCAGTACAGCGTCTTCGCCTACGAGGACATGCACATCCTGATCAAGGCCATCGAGAAGGCCGGCAAGAAGGACCGGGCCGCCATCCTGAAGGCGGTGCGCGAGGTGACGCCCTACGACGGGGCGCTCGGCCGGACCGCCTTCAACGGCCGGGGCGACACCGTGAACCAGGTGATCGGGATCTTCTGCGTGAAGGACGGCAAGTGGGGGTATCTCAAGACCGCCGACATCCCGAAGGACCGGATGCCGAAGTAG